DNA sequence from the Acanthochromis polyacanthus isolate Apoly-LR-REF ecotype Palm Island chromosome 5, KAUST_Apoly_ChrSc, whole genome shotgun sequence genome:
gggctcatagaaggccactttagaatagtccaacgcttttctctcagccattcttgggtgtttttggctgtgtgttttggatcgttgtcctgttggaagacccatgacctgcgactgagaccaagctttctgacactaggcagcacatttctctccagaatgccttgatagtcttcagatttcatcgtaccttgcacactttcaagacaccctgtgccagatgcagcaaagcagccccaaaacattactgagcctcctccatgtttcaccgtagggacagtgttcttttcttcgtatgcttggtttttgagtctatgaacatagagttgatgtgccttgccaaaaagctccagtttggtctcatctgtccaaaggacattctcccagaagctttgtggcttgtcaacatgcatttttgcaaattccagtctggcttttttatgagtttttttcagcagtggtgtcctccttggtcgtctcccatgaagtccactttggctcaaacaacgacgaatggtgcgatctgacactgatgtaccttggccttggagttcacctttaatttctttggaggttgctctgggctctttggatacaattccaacgatccgtctcttcaatttgtcatcaattttcctcttgcggccacgtccagggaggttggctactgtcccgtgggtcttgaacttctaaataatatgagccactgttgtcacaggaacttcaagctgtttagagatggtcttatagcctttacctttaagatgtttgtctatcattttttttcggatgtcctgggacaattctctccttcgctttctgttgtccatgttcagtgtggtacacaccttttcaccaaacagcagggtgactacttgtctccctttaaataggcagactgactgattatgagtttggaaacacctgtgatgtcaattaaatgacacacctgagttaatcatgtcactctggtcaaatagttttcaatcttttacagaggtaccatcatttttgtccaggcctgtttcattagtttgtttttttaaataattatgttaatcaacaattcaaaagtgatggctgtttttgattatttaattttcaataaatttttatttattgttacttttgtgagtttcaagtgatttcagtgagaattgtgggtttttccttctttaactgaggggtaccaacaattttgtccacgtgtgtatacaaaTGGCACCGTGCGTAGTGATACTGGAAACCAAAACAGTGTTCTGGCACTAAAATTGTTAAGCTCacaaaaatttaaaggaaaatattcACTGTTTGATTCCTATTTAATACACTCATTTTGCGATTtcaaaaaatgctaattttgtTAGTGTATCATTTTGGCACTTCTTGTTTTCGACAATCACACAATTTATGCTCTGTTAAAAGAAAGTCCATTTATAGGTAGGATGAAATGCAATTTCTCTTGAACGTGGTATCAGAAAGTATTCCATTTCATCAACACTCACTACACTGGTTTagtattttcagtttattttgcaaattatcTGATCTCACTACAGGCACAGTCAGTATTTTAGTCAATGATAatcattcaaaataaaaggacTGCTGGATATttgagggagaaaaaaatcGCCTTCAGGCAAAAcatctgttgtttatttgtgatttcaactgaaaatctgcaaattcTGTCCGTGTATCATGATCATTTATCTAACTATAGCAACTTATGGTTCCCAATTTGGGTTCGGgtggcagacaccctctctatttttaagaccaggcttaaaaccttcctttttgacagatcttatagttagggctgactgggtgagcCTGAGTGGGTCAGCTGGAgtctccctcttggacgtcccttagttctgcccctagttctgctgctgtaggcctataggctgctgggggacctctctggatgcactgagctCTTCTTTCATTACCTTTGTATTTACTGTATCTTCCATTATTGCAttacactaactctgtttctccctatgtcctttctctgagtgtccctggtcccagagctggatgcttcagatctgtggttacTGTCCCACCAcctggtctagtctccatcatgtccactgtgggatgctggtGCTGACCTGCCTCCAGCCCattgcttccagctgcccatttccaccagtctactctgcatcaccctcactttaCCTGATATGCTCTTCTACACACTGTTGCAATTTAACTACCatctatatatgtagtatatttaatgccagagccgtacaccataacagtaaactgtgaatcagtttcaatgttagcttgtactttgtatgtatcatctatcttatcatacatgtatccaaatgtgtgttatATGCTCCTCGTTGCCCAcccccctcttctcccatcccccCCTCTCTACCCTTCTACTTCTctagcgtcttgagacaatttgaccagTAATTGGCgctttgtaaataaaattgaattgaactgattttttttaaaactctgtcATTGCTGGgctgaggctgcacagtgatcagtggttagcattgTTGCCCTGCAGGTAGAggatccccggttcgtgtcctgACCTTCCTTGGGTCTTTCTGCaaagagtttgcatgttccccctgtgcatacgtgggttttcacCATGAACTCTGGTTTCCTCCTACAGAACCTCCCagaaaaacatactgaggttaattggtgattctaaattgtctgtaggtgtgaatgtgagtgtgattgtttgtttctatgtgtagtcctgtgatagactgttacctgtccaggtgaaccttgcCTTCACCctgaatcagctgggatagactccagccccccatgaccctgatgagcaTTAAGCAGTGTAAAGTGTTGAAGAAAATTCACTCTGTCCTTGAAAGTTTGCTTTAATGGGGTGTTTATTGGTAGTCTGGCATACGGTGGGGGGACcacacagagcatgagtctgtgaaggtaagccCACCCAGAGCATTTTCAGAGGACACAATTTATAGGGATGCTCAGAGAGAAGGGAGCAGGTCTTTTGGTTCTGTTTTGTCTCCAACTGTGCATCTTGCAGATTTTTTCCATGATTTTATATATCTTCGTGGGAATTTTcccattttgtatcattttgtgtctcttcatggttgttttctCATCCTTTTTTGCACCTATTGTGTCTAATGTTAGTTGTTTTACATCCATTCCTGCGAATTTACATTTAATGTTGGTTGTTTTTGATCCATTTTGTTTAAATTCTGTCTTTGATTTGaattttgcatctcttcatTGACATTGTGTGTCTAGTCATTTTGTGATATTTAccatattttgtctcatttagtttttttgcatCACTTATATatcacattttgtgtctctttatgcttgtttttttgtccagtttggtAACTTCACACCTCATTTTGGCTGCAGTGCTCTCTTTGCAGCCATTCTGTATCTCTTaatgttttttggactgtttctcattttgattTGGATCGTCTTGTGTCTCTCTGCAGTTGTTTCCATTTTATACGTATATATATTCTTCCATTATCTATAGGCCACATAGCAGCAAACAGGAAGAGCTGCTGGCTTCTACATGAACATGTCATCATAGCCAGGTGGAGGGATGTGGTCTGGATCGAgcctaaaataaaacaaataggcACACAGCACTGTCATTACTATCATATACTCATGTGCTGTCATTGTTTTTATGGTATGGAGAGTCTAGAAACTGTAATACAGAACTTACTTTTACAGTAATTCACACAGCAGCTATAAAATAACATCCATACTACTTTGTTTCAGTAACACTAACCTCAGGGAGACACTGATGCTAGTGGTGAGAGAAGTGTTCAGATCCTTTActtaagaaaaaagtaaaaatacaacataaaggTACTCTGTATAGGtcaaagtccatccatccatcatctatacactgcttagtcctcatcagggtcatggggggtggagtctatcccagctgactgagggtgaaggcaggagacacctggacaggtaacagtctatcacagggatacacatagagacaaacaatcacactcacattcacacctacagatacTTTTTGGGCTGTGGCAGGAACCTAGAGTAGCCAGAGAAaattcacacatgcacagaaaaaacatgcaaactccacacagaaagatctgAGGCCCAGGTCATattcagatagatagatagacagatcaATAGATCGATCGatagataagatagactttattgatctcacaaaggagaaatgtACTGTTACAGAGCTCTTAAGAAATTTAATCCAATAAACTTTACTTGCCAAATTCAgctgtctgttttgtgtgtgtgctgaaaaaaattgtgtttgtaACAGAGCTGGATTTATAAATCAGAACCATAAGTGGGAATGACAGAACAGTCAACCTGGCACATACTGAGTATCTACATATGCTAACTAGCTGACTCTTTAAATGAATTGTCTCATGTTTTCTGCTCTCAGCCTGGCGTGCAGCTCTGGCGGCCCCACAGGTCGTACTCTCGATACAGGATGTAGTCTTTCAGCCTGGGCGGGAGTGGCAGGAAGCTGATGAAGACAGGTGACCGCAGACGAAGACGACCAAGACACCGCCGGATCCGCAGGCGACAGAGATGCTGAAGGCACCGGGCATTTTCTGTAGAGGAAAGGAAAAAGTTAAattcatttcatattttcccACTGATTTTATTTGAGTCACCTTGCAGCCTGCAGATGTCAGGCCACTGCTTCTGCTCCATCACAGCTGCCTTCAGTTTGGAGCACAGGGTCACATGGTCCATGTAGTCCAGCAGGACACGAACCACGTGACCCGACAGGTGTTTCAGCCAGGAGACGGAGATCACCTCACAGAACTgcgctgacagacagacagcagaaagcATTTACATGTGTCTTATTACTTTAGAAAATGGAATTAGTTCAGGTCTACTTTGGTGACAATATCACGAGCAAGTTCTGATACGTGTCCACAGGATCCctcatttccacattttcaaatcattGTCTATGTACACAGCTGTGCAATGCATCCTGGTAGCACCACATTGCATTTGTACAGAGGTGGTGTCACATTGGCTGCACCTCACTGCATGCAGTTGAAGTCTAAGCTACTTTGTGCAAATCAAGTACAGGTTAGCAAAGTCACAATGCTAcgcatttctttaaatattagTTCAACGAGAAACTTTGAATCAACCTGTACAACATCTTTTCAGATATCCACAAGTCTTACCAataaaggggggaaaaaataaaataatgaatgtatatactttaaatgttttactaCTAGCATCTTCATTCTAATGTAAACTCAGCCTGCATCTCAGCCATAAACTTAAAGAAGTTCTGTTTCCATAACTATTTGCCTCTGAGTCAGTTCTGGCCTCACGGCTGTGCTgaagagtgcagaatttttcattttttaacagaatcagattaactttctttttctttttgacatttttttttaaatgagacatggaattaagtgattttaactcatttaaaattttcagaaaGGGACCTCGCAGATGAGTAGTTTAAGGaccattaaaaagaaaaaatacagcaactctTTCTCTGTTTACCATTTCTGTATCTGATGACTGGTGTTATTTACAGTGTGCCTTCCAAACCCACAGGGTTTTGGGGTTCACACGATTAGGTGTTGTagatcaaaaatgacaacagattcAGCAACTGCTGGCTTATTTCTCATCTCACGTTGTAAACTTTGGTGGGAAAACTCAAATTTTGGTGAACtattttcacaataaataagAAAGATTTCAAACAGGCTGTCACGCTGGTTTATAAGGGTTCATCCTGGTGCAGTGGGTGTTTGGTTGTAGGGGGGCATAGCCTGTACTGGTTTTCTGGTGAAGAACAACTGCCCGTTTACCCGCACGCCCTTCAAGCATCAAAAACTGGGAATCAGTGCAACTCCTCATGTCCAAAAACACTCCTGTGGGCACGTACCATTAGAGCCATGCTTTCTAGTTAGCACAGGGCAGCTTCACCCTGTTTGCTACCATTGTGTCTTTGATCACAGTGTTGCTCCATCCCTCGTAGCCTTCAGGGATGTGGGCATTGTTGCCATAGGGACAGTCAAAGCAGCGCTTCACGTCGTAACCATAGCTACACAGCATCCTGAGAACCACCTAACACACATCAGAGACAACATGAGTGAAGTTAGTGAAACTAAAGCTGCTGATTTGACTCAGAAAGGTTTTGCAGACTGACAACGGGGTCGTGACATTACCTCGTCTTTGAGAGCATACTGCAGCGCTGAGGGAAAGTGTGTCGTGTTTACTCTGCAGTAATAGTTGACGTTGGCTCCGTATCGCAGCAACATGTTGATCAACTCGTAGTTACCAAGACGCAGCGCAACCTTGAAAACATGgtcaacaaaacagcaaaacatccatgattaattaatttactACTTCCTGACAAATAATTTTACACCATGTCTGGCTACAGAATGGATGTACAGACACAGGCGGTGAGGAAGTTTTTGATTTCTGAACAGGCAGAAACAAGAAAACGGCTCGTACTAACTGCCCCGGTCTGATGCCCATCAACAAGTAGTTCTAGTAGTAACTCTTACGTTGTATATTgctttcacatttctttttgggcacacattaacacacacaacaAATCAAGATGTTAATTACAGAGCTTTTCAGGTACTTCTGACTAAGGCTAGCAGTTGCCATTTGCTTCTAGTGTTTGTACCAAACTAAGCTAACCACAGCCTGACTTCAGCTCACTTTCAGAGACTAAGAGTTTTTCAACTGAAGATTGTTCTTTTATAAGTTTTGGAATATGCAGAAAATTTCTTAATAAATTTTTGAGTCACATTTTGGTTCGAcatcacaataaaaaagaaagctgtttttgttctgACGAAGCGTCCACTGAATCCACACACTCTGGTACCTGCAGGCATTTGACTGGGTCTTGGTTAGCCATAGCTCCAGCCTCCAGCAGCAGTTTTGCTGTTGGCACGTCGTTGTTGGTGACGGCAAAGAAGAGAGCCGATTTTCTCTCATCGTCATAGCTACGGCGAACCCAAGGATGGAGCATGTAGTTTGGGTCATAACCTGCATCCAGCAAGACCTGATGGGAGTTCAGGGAGAGGGTGAACATTTAGGTGCACAACACTTCACAAAAACAGAGTGATAAAAGTGTCTTTTACAAggatattatattatataaaaGCTGAAGTACATGAGACACGATTACATGACCTTTCTGATTCAGCTTCAGTGGGTTCATCACTACAATCAGCATCATTATACAAGTAGGTATGATGGAATTATCAAATAAAACTGTagactgacacacacatgtacagtgccttgtgaaagtattcggccccttgaacttttcaacctttcaccacatttcaggcttcaaacataaagatataaaattttaattttttgtcaagaatcaacaacaattgggacacaatcgtgaagtggaatgaaatttattggatattttatactttttaacaaataaaaaactgaaaagtggggcgtgcaatattattcggcccctttactttcagtgcagcaaactcactccagaagttcagtgaggatctctgaatgatccaatgttgtcctaaatgactgatgatgataaatagaatccacctgtgtgtaatcaagtctccgtataaatgcacctgctctgtgatagtctcagggttctgtttaaagtgcagagagcatcatgaagaccaaggaacacaccaggcaggtcccagatactgttgtggagaagtttaaagccggatttggatacaaaaagatttcccaagctttaaacatctcaaggagcactgtgcaagcaatcatattgaaatggaaggagtatcagaccactgcaaatctaccaagacccggccgtccctctaaactttcacctggaacaaggagaagactgatcagagatgcagccaagaggcccatgatcactctggatgaactgcagagatctacagctgaggtgggagagtctgtccataggacaacaatcagtcgtacactgcacaaatctggcctttatggaagagtgacaagaagaaagccatttctcaaagatatccataaaaagtctcatttgaagtttgccacaagccacctgggagacacaccaaacatgtggaagaaggtgctctggtcagatgaaaccaaaatccaactttttggccacaatgcaaaacgatatgtttggtgtaaaagcaacacagctcatcaccctgaacacaccatccccactgtcaaacatggtggtggcagcctcatggtttgggcctgcttttcttcagcagggacagggaagatggttaaaattgatgggaagatgaatggagccaaatacaggagcattctggaagaaaacctgttggagtctgcaaaagacctgagactgggacggagatttatcttccaacaggacaatgatccaaaacataaagccaaatctacaatggaatggttcacaaataaacgtatccaggtgttagaatggccaagtcaaagtccagacctgaatccaatggagaatctgtgggcagagctgaagactgctgttcacaaacgctctccatccaacctcactgagctcgagctgttttgcaaggaagaatgggcgagaatttcagtctctccatgtgcaaaactgatagagacataccccaagcgacttgcagctgtaattgcagcaaaacgtggcgctacaaagtattaatgcaagggggccgaataatattgcacgccccacttttcaggtttttatttgttaaaaagtttaaaatatccaataaatttcattccacttcacgattgtgtcccaattgttgttgattcttgacaaaaaattaaaattttatatctttatgtttgaagcctgaaatgtggcgaaaggttgaaaagttcaagggggccgaatactttcacaaggcactgtatatacacacacctTGATGCAGTTTGTGtgtcctcctgcagcagctgagtGAAGAGGACTCATCCCACTATCATTTACATCAGACATGGAGGTGACCggaagcagcagctgcagagccCTGACACAGAGGCACACAAgtttaaatgtgataaaattgtcagaaagttaaaaaaaaaaacattgtctcATGTGATGAACAGTTTACTGCAGGTGTCCTCGGTGTGCGACTCGGTGGATCGGCATGTGTCCAGAGTGTTTGGCGATGTTGGCATCGGCGCCATattccagcagcagcctgatGACGGCTGGATCTCCGGACGCAGACGCTTCGAACAAGATGGACGCCTCATCCTGGGCCTGAGACAAGACGTCGGCTCCTACAGGACAAACAGCATGCTAAGTGTCGGGAAAGACACAATAATATATCTGTCTCTGTAAAGACTGGGTTCCCAACATTACCTACAAGTTTTaagaattttttgaaggttttcGTTTCCAATAatgcatcatgttttttttaaacactcagAGGATATTGTCAGGAACACAGGCTATGTTCTAGGGGGAAAGGAGGActgttctcaaaccaacattcaaaaaaacatgctttatgAGATGTTTCTGTGATGTCATATATTAACAAAATGGAACATTCCTGCTGTGGCAGCAATCAGCTGTTCAGCCTCCAAACTGCCTGGTTGAAGCTTCTCACCTCTCTTCAGGAGGGTCTCCACCACTTCCACGTGTCCCTCCTGAGCAGCCAGTGCCAGCGGTGTGAGGCCGTAGTGGCTGCGGGGGTCCGGCCGTGCTCCGGCCTCCAACAGCATGGTGACCAGCCCCACTTTGCCCAGTCGTGAGGCCTCGTGGAGGGGGCAGCGGCCATGGCAGCCCTCCTGGTTCACCCTGGAGCCCCgcaggagcagcagcttcaCCAGGTCGGTGCGGTCTGAACGGATGGCTGCAGAGAAGAATAGTCCATGATTCATAGCTGAAGATGGATTCCCCCACAGCTTCTTGTTCctctttattttgtaaataagCCTGAACAACATTGGGATCCGTTCCAGAAAATACTCTGAACCCAACCTTGTGCTCACTCACTCTCCACTTGTTGCCCTTGCAATCACTCTGACACAGGTTCATCACAGTAGGGCTACCAGGTCGATCCCTGACTTCATACACTGTTCCTGTTTCTAGGAACAGGGAGATTCAGCAGCTGAACCGGCACCGAGGCAGTGAAATGTCGCTCAGCCTACCTACAAATAGTGGGGCGTCCTGATTGTTGTCCTGGCTGTCCGGCTGGGCTCCATGTTTGAGCAGGAAGGAGGCATTTTCTATCAGACCTTGTTCCACTGCCATGAAGAGAGGAGTTTGACCACAGAGAGTACGACACTCCATGGAGTCTGGGTCTGAAGCTGGAGACCATCACACCTGATCAGTGTTACTGTAAAGCTGCACAGAGTCAATAAAGCTGATACAAACCTTTAAATGTGAGCTCCAGGATGGTTTGGttgctctgagctgctgcttcgTGGAGAGGCATCCAGCCTCTATCATCTGTCTGTAAAAACTTGTCTTTTTGTCGGACACATAAATCCTTCAGCAGCTTCTCGTCGCCTGCAGAGACCAATGGATGAGGACATTAAACTGGAACAGGTCTCAGTACCAACACTGGCTTGGACTGCTAATGATTCTCATCACAAATCAAGAATCAATTGTAAAACCGTCTGGATAAAAAGCGATtgtcagcaacaacagcagttaaatgtttgttaaaTCTGGTTTATGACAACATAGAAGGAATTGTGTGGGAAATAAAACCATTTAACACCTTAACAACTACATTTCTGTAGATTAAATGCAAAGCTGTTCGTAGTGTGACTGATAAGAACTGATTTAATCTAAATATATAGGTTACCTAAAGGCTGTTTTGTAAAGTTTACCACAGAACTGTTAAGCTTTGCTCCATACAACTGCTCTTAGataagtacacacgtggacaaaattgttggtacccctcagttaaagaaggaaaaacccacaattctcactgaaatcacttgaaactcacaaaagtaacagtaaataaaaatttattgaaaattaaataatcaaaaacagccatcacttttgaattgttgattaacataattatttaaaaaaacaaactaatgaaacaggcctggacaaaaatgatggtacctctataaaagattgaaaactatttgaccagagtgacatgattaactcaggtgtgtcatttaattgacatcacaggtgtttccaaactcataatcagtcagtctgcctatttaaagggagacaagtagtcaccctgctgtttggtgaaaaggtgtgtaccacactgaacatggacaacagaaagcgaaggagagaattgtcccaggacatccgaaaaaaaacgatagacaaacatcttaaaggtaaaggctataagaccatctctaaacagcttgaagttcctgtgacaacagtggctcatattattcagaagt
Encoded proteins:
- the LOC110966471 gene encoding dynein axonemal heavy chain 12-like, with amino-acid sequence MEFDGFGMEDGDDEDDAATQYMIEQSLLESNKHKETKKEETTRHSSSGPEDGITQVFTAIRQGDEKLLKDLCVRQKDKFLQTDDRGWMPLHEAAAQSNQTILELTFKASDPDSMECRTLCGQTPLFMAVEQGLIENASFLLKHGAQPDSQDNNQDAPLFVAIRSDRTDLVKLLLLRGSRVNQEGCHGRCPLHEASRLGKVGLVTMLLEAGARPDPRSHYGLTPLALAAQEGHVEVVETLLKRGADVLSQAQDEASILFEASASGDPAVIRLLLEYGADANIAKHSGHMPIHRVAHRGHLQALQLLLPVTSMSDVNDSGMSPLHSAAAGGHTNCIKVLLDAGYDPNYMLHPWVRRSYDDERKSALFFAVTNNDVPTAKLLLEAGAMANQDPVKCLQVALRLGNYELINMLLRYGANVNYYCRVNTTHFPSALQYALKDEVVLRMLCSYGYDVKRCFDCPYGNNAHIPEGYEGWSNTVIKDTMFCEVISVSWLKHLSGHVVRVLLDYMDHVTLCSKLKAAVMEQKQWPDICRLQENARCLQHLCRLRIRRCLGRLRLRSPVFISFLPLPPRLKDYILYREYDLWGRQSCTPG